One window from the genome of Serinibacter salmoneus encodes:
- a CDS encoding alpha/beta-hydrolase family protein: MRPRLASPLRAAARAVRDFPASLSATGLTVASAASWASSRPTLAPRTWQTQSVVTGVSMMVGYWAGTRGSQVAQWALPRLTPAEATRSVVRNLAVAGLVATTAGALVTGHRFERQRAALWGRNHDGAHLLTALPLSLAAFTTPLLIQRGARRRIRALDTTLERWISHPVAAVAGEVIYLAGCALALRAGINEVLGKVITGMYATISGTKMPPGEPPTAPERSGSPASLVSWEQVGYEGRRFVSGGPSADEIAAVTGRMARDPIRVYAALPVQGRSVLAADLHELAQTLLAELDRTGAWDRRVLAVVTPTGTGWVDGCASAALEYLNDGDTAIAAMQYSVDPSWVQLVLNLAEPERAGRVLFEAVHERWAALPPDRRPLLMLFGLSLGAYGSQGPFRGLEDLRGRVDGAVWAGSPRFTPLAGALTAQRDAGSTQVHPVLDGGRHVRWATRNHGDQGLAALGPGESPRVVYLQHPSDGVVRWWWPAAWRREDWYREQPGQDVLPGIRWWPAVTGIQLFADMMNSDSGVIPAGYGHHYAGEYVDAWHWATQAPGWDEESLARLREVIAAVPR, encoded by the coding sequence GTGCGCCCCCGACTCGCCTCCCCCCTGCGCGCCGCCGCCCGTGCCGTGCGTGACTTCCCCGCCTCGTTGAGTGCGACGGGCCTCACCGTCGCATCCGCTGCCTCCTGGGCCTCCTCGCGCCCGACGCTGGCGCCCCGCACCTGGCAGACCCAGTCCGTGGTGACGGGCGTCTCGATGATGGTCGGGTACTGGGCGGGCACCCGCGGCAGCCAGGTCGCGCAATGGGCGCTGCCCCGGCTCACACCCGCCGAGGCGACCCGCTCCGTGGTGCGCAACCTCGCCGTCGCCGGCCTCGTGGCCACCACCGCGGGAGCGCTGGTGACCGGGCACCGCTTCGAGAGGCAGCGCGCCGCACTGTGGGGACGCAACCACGACGGCGCCCACCTCCTCACGGCGCTCCCGCTCTCGCTCGCCGCCTTCACCACCCCACTCCTCATCCAGCGCGGGGCCAGGCGTCGCATCCGGGCGCTGGACACCACGCTGGAGAGATGGATCTCCCACCCGGTGGCCGCCGTGGCGGGTGAGGTGATCTACCTGGCCGGCTGCGCCCTGGCCCTGCGCGCGGGGATCAACGAGGTGCTCGGCAAGGTGATCACCGGCATGTACGCCACGATCTCCGGCACCAAGATGCCACCTGGGGAGCCACCGACCGCGCCGGAGCGCTCCGGCTCCCCCGCCTCCTTGGTCTCCTGGGAGCAGGTGGGGTACGAGGGCCGACGCTTCGTCTCCGGGGGACCGAGCGCGGACGAGATCGCCGCCGTCACCGGCCGCATGGCCCGTGACCCGATCCGGGTCTACGCCGCGCTGCCGGTCCAGGGGCGCAGCGTGCTGGCCGCGGACCTGCACGAACTCGCGCAGACCCTCCTGGCCGAACTGGACCGCACCGGGGCGTGGGACCGGCGGGTGCTCGCGGTCGTCACCCCCACCGGGACCGGGTGGGTGGACGGCTGCGCGAGCGCCGCCCTGGAGTACCTCAACGACGGCGACACCGCCATCGCGGCGATGCAGTACTCGGTGGACCCGAGCTGGGTGCAGCTGGTGCTGAACCTCGCCGAACCCGAGCGTGCCGGGCGGGTGCTGTTCGAGGCCGTGCACGAGCGCTGGGCCGCCCTCCCGCCCGATCGGCGCCCGCTCCTGATGCTCTTCGGTCTCTCCCTCGGCGCCTACGGCAGCCAGGGCCCATTCCGCGGCCTGGAGGACCTGCGGGGCCGGGTCGACGGCGCGGTGTGGGCGGGCTCGCCGCGGTTCACGCCGCTGGCCGGCGCCCTGACCGCGCAGCGCGATGCCGGTTCCACCCAGGTCCACCCGGTGCTGGACGGCGGACGCCATGTGCGGTGGGCGACCCGCAACCACGGCGACCAGGGACTGGCGGCGCTGGGTCCGGGCGAGTCGCCACGGGTCGTCTACCTGCAGCACCCCAGCGACGGTGTGGTGCGCTGGTGGTGGCCCGCCGCGTGGCGCCGCGAGGACTGGTACCGCGAGCAGCCGGGCCAGGACGTGCTGCCCGGGATCCGGTGGTGGCCCGCCGTGACCGGGATCCAATTGTTCGCCGACATGATGAACTCCGACTCCGGGGTGATCCCCGCGGGTTACGGGCACCACTACGCCGGGGAGTACGTGGATGCCTGGCACTGGGCGACCCAGGCGCCGGGGTGGGACGAGGAGTCCTTGGCACGCCTGCGTGAGGTGATCGCGGCCGTCCCCCGGTAG
- a CDS encoding alpha/beta hydrolase, with protein MAALQTLARALVDFLRSLSVPGLAVGTLAFAASTQPSLIPRGWIFSAVISALALLVGYVVGVAARALLRRLGLARVLPPRWRPAVQRALLVVLGVVAVVTTVTGAASQRRQALLWGLEPTAGGHVVTIVAGSLLLFALLLLLGRAIRRGIRALGRLLARHLPRPVAATLSFALIVGGTVAVISGAFTTVVLDGLTRSFLARDATTPHGAQQPQEPERSGSPQSLVAWEDLGYEGRHFVSDGPSAQEITEVTGRPALEPIRVYAGLATASGPLLDADLQEVADAVVAELDRTGAWDREVLAVATTTGTGWVDPISAATLEYLHEGDTAVATMQYSVNPSWVQLVTDLDRPAQAGQILFDAVATRWAQLPEDQRPLLVPFGISLGSFGSQEAFTSLAALTDRASGAVWVGTPKFTELRNDIAETRVAGSPQIHPVIGQEESVRWFTGNGGDQLAEVQWQREAPADGQEWQARVAYVQHPSDGVVWWWWDVAWNRDPWFTEPPGQDVLPGIRWYPLITGMQVMGDMFVAGSPTVPLGYGHNYGEEWVDAWVWVTTPEGWDDASLAELRDLVHTIER; from the coding sequence ATGGCCGCACTGCAGACCCTCGCGCGGGCCCTGGTGGACTTCCTGCGCTCCTTGTCGGTGCCGGGGCTCGCGGTCGGCACGCTCGCGTTCGCCGCCTCCACCCAGCCCTCCCTGATCCCCCGCGGCTGGATCTTCTCCGCGGTGATCTCCGCTCTCGCGCTGCTGGTGGGTTACGTGGTGGGCGTGGCCGCACGCGCGCTGCTGCGACGGCTCGGGCTCGCCCGGGTGCTGCCGCCGCGGTGGCGCCCTGCCGTGCAGCGCGCGCTCCTGGTCGTGCTCGGTGTGGTCGCCGTGGTCACCACGGTGACCGGAGCCGCCTCCCAGCGCCGGCAGGCCCTGCTGTGGGGCCTGGAGCCCACGGCGGGCGGGCACGTGGTGACGATCGTGGCGGGTTCCCTGCTGCTGTTCGCGCTGCTGCTGCTCCTCGGGCGCGCCATCAGGCGCGGCATCCGGGCCCTGGGTCGTCTCCTGGCCCGGCACCTCCCGCGCCCGGTGGCGGCCACGCTGAGCTTCGCCCTCATCGTGGGCGGCACCGTAGCCGTGATCAGCGGCGCCTTCACCACCGTGGTCCTGGACGGGCTGACGCGCTCGTTCCTGGCGCGGGACGCCACCACACCGCACGGCGCGCAGCAGCCGCAGGAACCCGAGCGCTCCGGGTCGCCGCAGTCCCTCGTCGCATGGGAGGACCTGGGCTACGAGGGTCGCCACTTCGTCTCCGACGGCCCCAGCGCGCAGGAGATCACCGAGGTGACCGGGCGCCCCGCGCTCGAACCGATCCGGGTGTACGCGGGCCTGGCCACGGCATCGGGGCCGCTCCTGGACGCCGACCTGCAGGAGGTGGCCGACGCCGTCGTGGCCGAGCTGGACCGCACCGGGGCGTGGGATCGGGAGGTCCTGGCCGTGGCCACCACCACCGGGACCGGTTGGGTGGACCCGATCTCCGCGGCCACGCTGGAGTACCTGCACGAGGGTGACACCGCCGTGGCCACGATGCAGTACTCCGTCAACCCCAGCTGGGTGCAGCTGGTGACGGATCTGGACCGCCCGGCACAGGCCGGGCAGATCCTGTTCGACGCCGTCGCCACGCGCTGGGCGCAACTGCCCGAGGACCAGCGTCCCCTCCTGGTCCCGTTCGGCATCTCGCTCGGGTCCTTCGGGAGCCAGGAGGCGTTCACCTCCTTGGCCGCCCTCACCGACCGTGCCTCGGGCGCCGTGTGGGTGGGCACCCCGAAGTTCACCGAGCTGCGCAACGACATCGCCGAGACCCGCGTGGCGGGCTCCCCGCAGATCCATCCGGTCATCGGGCAGGAGGAGAGCGTGCGGTGGTTCACCGGGAACGGCGGGGACCAGCTCGCCGAGGTGCAGTGGCAGCGCGAGGCGCCCGCGGACGGCCAGGAGTGGCAGGCCCGCGTCGCCTACGTCCAGCACCCCAGCGACGGCGTGGTGTGGTGGTGGTGGGACGTCGCCTGGAACCGTGATCCCTGGTTCACCGAGCCCCCCGGGCAGGACGTGCTGCCGGGCATCCGGTGGTACCCGCTGATCACCGGGATGCAGGTGATGGGCGACATGTTCGTGGCGGGATCCCCCACGGTGCCGCTGGGCTACGGGCACAACTACGGCGAGGAGTGGGTGGATGCCTGGGTGTGGGTGACCACCCCCGAGGGCTGGGACGACGCGAGCCTCGCCGAGCTGCGCGACCTGGTGCACACCATCGAGCGGTGA
- a CDS encoding SDR family NAD(P)-dependent oxidoreductase produces MTTPGAPTPTPAAGIDPADMAVFLRVAQQVAHLPSDHPDQIAARRATSGLYKLAKKVRRDERRKDLLAHDAAVFAATATASPGRIDDETAGLLPSATAAPGASAGTLRRPQPCYICKQPYTRVDWFYHQLCPRCAALNHAKRDARADLTGRRALLTGGRAKIGMYIALRLLRDGADLTITTRFPKDATRRFAAMADSADWLHRLRVVGIDLRDPAQVATLADHVGAAGELDILINNAAQTVRRSPGAYSRLSEAELIDLPDDPDVPVLALERSSDAHPAMLAGAISDLPRHDLAPADLARSLTSVATHAASASLQRHREGTAIDAGGLLPDEVSHNSWVASVEQVDAMELLEVQLCNSTAPFILLSRLHGNLAAAARRRGRAYVVNVSAMEGVFSRGYKGAGHPHTNMAKAAVNMLTRTSAGELAEQGIYMTSVDTGWITDERPHTTKLRLAEEGFHAPLDLVDGAARVYDPIVRGEAGELLHGVFLKDYERSGW; encoded by the coding sequence ATGACCACCCCTGGCGCTCCCACGCCCACCCCCGCCGCCGGTATCGACCCTGCCGACATGGCGGTCTTCCTGCGCGTCGCGCAGCAGGTCGCGCACCTCCCGTCGGACCACCCCGACCAGATCGCCGCCCGCCGGGCGACGTCGGGGCTGTACAAGCTGGCGAAGAAGGTCCGCCGGGACGAGCGCCGCAAGGACCTGCTGGCGCACGACGCCGCCGTCTTCGCCGCCACCGCGACCGCGAGCCCCGGGCGGATCGACGACGAGACGGCCGGCCTGCTCCCGAGCGCCACCGCCGCGCCGGGCGCCTCCGCCGGCACCCTGCGCCGCCCCCAGCCCTGCTACATCTGCAAGCAGCCCTACACCCGGGTGGACTGGTTCTACCACCAGCTCTGCCCCCGTTGTGCCGCGCTCAACCACGCCAAGCGGGACGCCCGCGCGGACCTGACCGGGCGGCGCGCCCTGCTGACCGGCGGCCGCGCGAAGATCGGCATGTACATCGCCCTGCGACTGCTGCGCGACGGCGCCGACCTGACCATCACCACGCGGTTCCCGAAGGACGCCACCCGGCGGTTCGCGGCCATGGCGGACTCCGCGGACTGGCTGCACCGACTGCGCGTGGTCGGGATCGACCTGCGCGACCCCGCCCAGGTGGCCACCCTGGCCGACCACGTCGGCGCCGCCGGAGAGCTGGACATCCTCATCAACAACGCCGCGCAGACCGTGCGCCGCTCCCCCGGCGCCTACTCACGGTTGAGCGAGGCCGAGCTCATCGACCTGCCCGATGACCCCGATGTACCGGTGCTCGCCCTGGAACGCAGCAGCGACGCCCACCCCGCCATGTTGGCCGGCGCGATCAGCGATCTGCCGCGTCACGATCTCGCTCCCGCGGACCTCGCGCGATCGCTGACGAGCGTGGCCACCCACGCCGCGAGCGCCTCGCTGCAGCGGCACCGGGAGGGCACCGCCATCGACGCCGGGGGCCTGCTTCCCGACGAGGTGTCGCACAACTCCTGGGTCGCGAGCGTGGAGCAGGTCGATGCGATGGAGCTGCTGGAGGTGCAGTTGTGCAACTCCACGGCGCCGTTCATCCTGCTCTCACGTCTGCACGGCAACCTCGCCGCGGCGGCCAGGCGGCGCGGTCGCGCCTACGTGGTCAATGTCTCCGCCATGGAGGGGGTCTTCTCCCGCGGGTACAAGGGCGCCGGACACCCGCACACCAACATGGCCAAGGCCGCGGTCAACATGCTCACCCGCACCAGCGCGGGCGAGCTGGCCGAGCAGGGCATCTACATGACCAGTGTCGACACCGGGTGGATCACCGACGAACGGCCGCACACCACCAAGCTGCGGTTGGCCGAGGAGGGCTTCCACGCACCCCTGGACCTGGTGGACGGCGCCGCCCGGGTCTATGACCCGATCGTGCGGGGTGAGGCCGGGGAGCTGCTGCACGGGGTGTTCCTCAAGGACTACGAGCGATCGGGATGGTGA
- a CDS encoding magnesium and cobalt transport protein CorA, with translation MTLSLYPDPTRERVAELGAAWDLHPVLLEDLHTGHQRPKLERHGQDLFLVVRSARYLDATEEIALEEFHLLLRPGAVAVLCQDGRWIDGTDAHAMDPEGSDPASRRIAALLADDDLLRLGPRAVAYRFLDAVVDAYLPVLRGLVVDKEQIERQVFTGDPAATERIYRLSQEVVELQQASTGLADVLEAFRDVSRQAVDGAAADGEDPLAAYLEDVADHLARVNDQVADLREALTQILTVNATIVAQRQNEDMKKISGWAAILFAPTLVAAIYGMNFDRMPELAWPWGYPFAMVGMVAFSVILYVVFRRRRWM, from the coding sequence ATGACGCTGTCCCTCTACCCCGACCCGACCCGGGAGAGGGTCGCCGAACTCGGCGCGGCCTGGGACCTGCACCCGGTGCTCCTGGAGGACCTGCACACCGGGCACCAGCGGCCCAAACTCGAACGGCACGGCCAGGACCTGTTCCTCGTGGTGCGCTCCGCCCGCTACCTCGATGCGACCGAGGAGATCGCCCTGGAGGAGTTCCATCTCCTGCTGCGCCCGGGGGCCGTGGCGGTGCTGTGCCAGGACGGCCGGTGGATCGACGGCACCGATGCGCACGCGATGGACCCGGAGGGCAGCGACCCGGCCAGCCGCCGGATCGCCGCCTTGCTCGCCGATGACGACCTGCTGCGGCTGGGCCCGCGGGCCGTGGCCTACCGGTTCCTGGACGCCGTCGTGGATGCCTACCTCCCGGTGCTGCGCGGCCTGGTGGTGGACAAGGAGCAGATCGAGCGCCAGGTGTTCACCGGGGACCCGGCGGCCACCGAGCGCATCTACCGCCTCAGCCAGGAGGTGGTGGAACTGCAGCAGGCCAGCACCGGGCTCGCGGACGTGCTCGAGGCCTTCCGCGACGTGAGCCGCCAGGCGGTGGACGGCGCGGCCGCCGACGGCGAGGACCCCCTGGCGGCCTACCTGGAGGACGTCGCCGATCACCTCGCCCGCGTCAACGACCAGGTGGCCGATCTGCGCGAGGCGCTCACCCAGATCCTCACCGTGAACGCCACCATCGTGGCGCAGCGGCAGAACGAGGACATGAAGAAGATCTCCGGCTGGGCGGCCATCCTGTTCGCGCCCACCCTGGTGGCGGCGATCTATGGCATGAACTTCGACCGCATGCCGGAACTCGCCTGGCCCTGGGGCTACCCGTTCGCGATGGTGGGCATGGTCGCGTTCTCGGTGATCCTGTACGTCGTCTTCCGTCGGCGCCGGTGGATGTGA
- the hrpB gene encoding ATP-dependent helicase HrpB yields MDVSAWALAPETRDLPAAAGLGEVRAALARSGTALLQAPPGSGKTTLLPPALAGHLADLRRGEERVVVTQPRRVAARAAARRIAAVTGTTLGQEVGFAVRGERVGGRHTRIEVVTTGVLLRRLQRDPALEGVGAVMLDEVHERTLEADLVSAMLREVREALRPDLAVVAASATPATAALQRVWGTGADLPVIVVPGSPHPLQVRWHPGPAVRHDERGMTRAALDHVVGVTCRAAAEAEGDVLVFLPGVAEVDRAARSLLDRLPGIRVERLHGRLDPREQDRVLARADVRRIVVATPVAESSLTVPGVRVVVDSGLVRVPRLDRRRDLARLETIAASRASAEQRAGRAAREAPGVVYRTWSPEQHGTLPEHPAPEIATADLATFALQARAWSRGGARDLVLPDDPPEHALQHAERVLVDLGALAADGTDGTDGTAQDALRITPRGHSMLRLPLEVRLARAALDAVGRLGSRVTAEIVAALAEEVRSPGADLVRRLGELRREAPVSWRRSREDLERALDRLGGDRREPGLAVMGSQDDAAVGLVVALAHPERIARSRGEGRYLLASGAGCHVDARSPLREEEWLAVADADDSRGADALVRSAVPIDGAIAQEAGAALRHTFSQVVVQEGRIVAREVEALGAIRVRERPISRPDPQQVQEVLRDYLRAEGLDRLPWPPAARELRQRMAFLHAAIGEPWPAVDDEALLAALTTSVAPVRRVAEVDTLAGLRALLPWPEAARLEELAPTHLDLPSGRRARLTYDGDRPILAVAVQHAFGLRTTPLLAGGRVPVVVHLLSPAGRPAAITSDLAGFWESGYRAVRADLRGRYPKHAWPERP; encoded by the coding sequence GTGGATGTGAGCGCGTGGGCGCTCGCGCCCGAGACCCGCGACCTGCCCGCCGCCGCGGGCCTCGGCGAGGTGCGTGCCGCCCTGGCGCGCAGCGGGACCGCTCTGCTGCAGGCGCCCCCGGGCAGCGGGAAGACGACCCTGCTGCCGCCCGCGCTCGCCGGGCACCTCGCGGACCTGCGGCGCGGCGAGGAGCGCGTGGTGGTCACCCAGCCGCGCCGGGTGGCCGCGCGGGCCGCGGCGCGGCGCATCGCCGCGGTGACCGGCACCACCCTGGGGCAGGAGGTCGGCTTTGCCGTGCGGGGCGAGCGGGTGGGAGGTCGCCACACCCGGATCGAGGTGGTCACCACCGGGGTGCTGCTGCGCCGGCTCCAGCGTGACCCCGCCCTCGAGGGCGTCGGCGCGGTCATGCTGGACGAGGTCCACGAACGCACCCTCGAGGCCGATCTGGTCTCGGCGATGCTGCGGGAGGTGCGCGAGGCGCTGCGGCCCGATCTCGCCGTCGTGGCGGCCTCGGCCACACCGGCGACGGCGGCCTTGCAGCGCGTGTGGGGAACCGGCGCGGACCTGCCCGTGATCGTGGTGCCGGGTAGCCCGCACCCGCTGCAGGTGCGATGGCACCCGGGCCCCGCGGTGCGCCACGACGAGCGGGGCATGACCCGCGCCGCCCTGGACCACGTGGTGGGGGTGACCTGCCGTGCGGCGGCCGAGGCCGAGGGGGACGTCCTGGTGTTCCTCCCGGGCGTGGCGGAGGTGGACCGGGCGGCGCGATCCCTGCTCGACCGCCTCCCCGGGATCCGGGTCGAGCGCCTGCACGGCCGGCTCGACCCGCGCGAACAGGATCGGGTGCTGGCGCGCGCCGACGTCCGCCGCATCGTCGTGGCCACGCCCGTGGCGGAGTCCTCCCTCACCGTGCCGGGCGTCCGGGTGGTGGTGGACAGCGGGCTCGTGCGGGTGCCGCGACTGGATAGACGCCGAGACCTCGCCAGGCTCGAGACGATCGCGGCCTCCCGGGCCTCGGCCGAGCAGCGCGCGGGTCGGGCGGCGCGCGAGGCGCCGGGCGTTGTCTACCGCACCTGGTCGCCCGAGCAGCACGGCACGCTGCCCGAGCACCCCGCACCCGAGATCGCGACGGCGGACCTGGCGACCTTCGCGTTGCAGGCGAGGGCGTGGAGCCGGGGCGGAGCCCGCGACCTGGTGCTGCCCGACGACCCGCCCGAGCACGCGTTGCAGCACGCGGAGCGTGTGCTGGTGGATCTCGGTGCCCTGGCCGCAGACGGCACCGACGGCACCGACGGCACTGCACAGGACGCGCTGAGGATCACCCCGCGGGGCCACAGCATGCTGCGGCTGCCGTTGGAGGTCCGTCTGGCCCGGGCGGCGCTGGATGCGGTGGGCCGGCTCGGATCGCGGGTGACCGCGGAGATCGTGGCCGCGCTGGCTGAGGAGGTGCGGTCCCCCGGGGCCGACCTCGTGCGGCGCCTGGGAGAGTTGCGTCGGGAGGCGCCCGTGTCCTGGCGTCGCAGCCGGGAGGACCTCGAGCGGGCGCTGGATCGCCTCGGAGGAGACCGGAGGGAGCCGGGACTCGCCGTCATGGGATCGCAGGACGACGCGGCCGTGGGCCTGGTGGTCGCCCTCGCCCACCCGGAGCGCATCGCGCGCAGCCGCGGGGAGGGGAGGTACCTGCTGGCCTCGGGCGCGGGATGCCACGTGGATGCGCGCTCGCCCCTGCGCGAGGAGGAATGGCTGGCCGTCGCGGATGCCGACGACTCCCGTGGCGCCGATGCCCTGGTGCGCTCCGCCGTCCCGATCGATGGCGCGATCGCGCAGGAGGCCGGGGCCGCGTTGCGCCACACGTTCTCCCAGGTGGTCGTGCAGGAGGGCCGGATCGTGGCGCGCGAGGTGGAGGCGCTCGGTGCCATCCGGGTGCGTGAGCGACCGATCAGCCGACCTGATCCGCAGCAGGTGCAGGAGGTGCTCAGGGACTACCTGCGGGCCGAGGGCCTCGACCGGCTCCCGTGGCCACCCGCCGCACGCGAGCTGCGGCAGCGGATGGCCTTCCTGCACGCCGCGATCGGGGAGCCCTGGCCGGCCGTCGACGACGAGGCGCTCCTGGCCGCGCTGACCACCTCGGTTGCTCCGGTGCGTCGCGTGGCGGAGGTGGACACGCTCGCCGGCCTGCGCGCCCTCCTGCCGTGGCCCGAGGCGGCGCGACTGGAGGAACTGGCCCCCACCCACCTCGACCTGCCCTCGGGGCGCCGCGCGCGCCTGACCTACGACGGTGACCGACCGATCCTCGCGGTGGCCGTGCAGCACGCGTTCGGGCTGCGTACCACGCCGCTGCTGGCGGGCGGTCGGGTGCCGGTGGTGGTGCACCTGCTCTCCCCGGCGGGGCGGCCGGCGGCCATCACCAGCGATCTCGCCGGGTTCTGGGAGTCGGGTTACCGCGCAGTACGCGCCGACCTGCGCGGACGCTACCCCAAGCACGCCTGGCCGGAGCGCCCCTAG